Proteins encoded in a region of the Variovorax sp. PAMC 28711 genome:
- a CDS encoding murein hydrolase activator EnvC family protein, with translation MAGNPGDPVLASRDGRVVLVSSALPHYGTMVVVKHDDTFITAYAHLGKVAVNENDEVRQGQAIAEIGPGGPGRPRLHFEIRERGVAVDPEPYLNGRAR, from the coding sequence ATGGCCGGAAATCCCGGGGATCCGGTGCTGGCGTCGAGGGATGGGCGCGTGGTGCTCGTGAGCAGCGCGTTGCCTCACTACGGAACCATGGTGGTGGTCAAGCACGACGACACCTTCATCACTGCCTATGCCCACCTGGGCAAGGTCGCGGTGAATGAGAACGACGAGGTGCGGCAAGGCCAGGCCATCGCCGAGATCGGGCCTGGCGGCCCCGGCCGCCCAAGGCTGCATTTCGAGATTCGGGAGAGGGGCGTCGCCGTCGATCCCGAGCCTTACCTGAACGGCCGCGCGCGCTGA
- the cyoB gene encoding cytochrome o ubiquinol oxidase subunit I, with protein MLGKLSWAALPLGQPIALAAGAMVALVIASVLALVTWKRRWPFLWREWITSVDHKRIGVMYILLALVMLLRGFVDAMMMRSQLALAAGGAQGFLPPEHYNQIFSAHGTIMIFFVAMTFMVGLMNFVVPLQIGARDVAFPVLNSVSFWLTAAGVLLMNLSLVVGEFARTGWLVYPPLSELAFSPQVGVDYYLWALQIAGVGTLLSGINLTTTILKMRTRGMGYSRMPIFCWTALASNLLIIAAFPILTATFSMLLLDRYLGFHFFTNEMGGNAMMYVNLIWAWGHPEVYILILPAFGVFSEVISTFSGKPIFGYRSMAIATMAICMLSFTVWLHHFFTMGASADVNGFFGVMTMIIAVPTGVKIFNWLFTLYGGEVRFSVPMLWALGFMGTFVIGGMTGVLLAIPPVDFMVHNSLFLVAHFHNVIIGGVLFGAFAGYNFWFPKAFGFTLHEGWGRATFWCWLVGFYLAFMPLYLLGLMGATRRMQHYADTTWQPLMLVALAGAFVILLGIVCTVIQLVVSIRGRNEHRDTSGDPWNGRSLEWSMPSPPPAWNFNALVQVRGRDAFWDMKYGRNPEVQDASSSSEPAAPPAPLTDAATHITLPAPSALGVVLAFFAVCLGFGMVWHIWWLGLAGAVCIVAATLWHSWGPTAEIRVPARALKAGGA; from the coding sequence ATGCTCGGCAAACTGAGCTGGGCCGCGTTGCCGCTGGGCCAGCCGATCGCACTCGCTGCGGGTGCGATGGTCGCGCTGGTGATCGCCTCGGTGTTGGCGCTCGTCACCTGGAAACGACGGTGGCCCTTCCTCTGGCGCGAATGGATCACCAGCGTGGACCACAAGCGGATCGGCGTGATGTACATCCTACTCGCGCTGGTGATGCTGCTGCGCGGGTTCGTCGACGCGATGATGATGCGGTCGCAGCTGGCGCTCGCGGCGGGTGGCGCACAGGGCTTTCTTCCGCCCGAGCACTACAACCAGATCTTTTCGGCGCACGGGACGATCATGATCTTCTTCGTCGCCATGACCTTCATGGTCGGGCTGATGAATTTCGTCGTGCCCCTGCAGATCGGTGCCCGCGATGTGGCTTTCCCGGTGCTCAACTCGGTCAGCTTCTGGCTCACCGCGGCCGGCGTGCTGCTCATGAACCTGTCGCTCGTGGTGGGCGAGTTCGCGCGCACCGGCTGGCTCGTGTATCCGCCGCTCTCGGAGCTGGCCTTTTCGCCGCAGGTGGGTGTGGACTACTACCTCTGGGCCCTGCAGATCGCGGGGGTCGGGACGCTGCTGTCGGGCATCAACCTCACGACCACCATTCTGAAGATGCGCACACGCGGCATGGGCTATTCGCGCATGCCGATCTTCTGCTGGACCGCGCTCGCGTCGAACCTGCTCATCATCGCGGCCTTTCCCATATTGACCGCCACCTTCTCGATGCTCCTGCTGGACCGCTACCTCGGCTTTCATTTCTTCACGAACGAAATGGGCGGGAACGCGATGATGTATGTCAACCTCATCTGGGCCTGGGGCCATCCGGAGGTGTACATCCTGATCCTGCCGGCGTTCGGCGTGTTCTCGGAAGTGATCTCCACCTTCTCGGGCAAGCCGATATTCGGCTACCGCTCCATGGCGATCGCCACCATGGCGATCTGCATGCTGTCCTTCACGGTCTGGCTGCATCACTTCTTCACGATGGGCGCCAGTGCGGATGTCAATGGCTTCTTCGGTGTGATGACCATGATCATCGCCGTGCCGACCGGCGTGAAGATCTTCAACTGGCTTTTCACGCTCTATGGGGGCGAGGTTCGCTTCAGCGTTCCGATGCTGTGGGCACTCGGATTCATGGGCACCTTTGTGATCGGCGGCATGACCGGCGTGCTGCTGGCGATCCCGCCTGTCGACTTCATGGTGCACAACAGCCTTTTCCTGGTGGCGCACTTTCACAACGTGATCATCGGTGGCGTGCTGTTCGGCGCGTTCGCGGGCTACAACTTCTGGTTTCCGAAAGCCTTCGGCTTCACGTTGCACGAGGGATGGGGCAGGGCGACCTTCTGGTGCTGGCTCGTCGGGTTCTATCTCGCCTTCATGCCGCTCTACCTGCTCGGCCTGATGGGCGCGACCCGGCGCATGCAGCACTACGCGGACACCACCTGGCAACCGCTGATGCTCGTGGCGCTCGCTGGCGCCTTCGTCATCCTGTTGGGCATCGTGTGCACTGTGATTCAACTGGTGGTGAGCATTCGGGGTCGCAACGAACACCGGGACACATCGGGCGATCCTTGGAACGGGCGCAGCCTCGAATGGTCGATGCCGTCGCCGCCGCCGGCCTGGAATTTCAACGCGCTCGTGCAGGTGCGGGGTCGCGATGCGTTTTGGGACATGAAGTACGGGCGCAATCCCGAAGTCCAGGACGCCTCGTCTTCATCGGAGCCGGCCGCACCGCCGGCGCCGCTGACGGACGCCGCGACCCACATCACCCTGCCTGCACCCAGTGCGCTCGGCGTCGTTCTCGCCTTCTTCGCCGTCTGTCTCGGCTTCGGAATGGTCTGGCATATCTGGTGGTTGGGCCTGGCCGGCGCCGTCTGCATCGTGGCGGCGACGCTGTGGCATTCCTGGGGGCCGACAGCCGAGATCCGCGTGCCGGCGCGGGCGCTGAAAGCAGGCGGCGCATGA
- a CDS encoding cytochrome c oxidase subunit 3, which produces MNSAVASSNLDRGGNDRVPASERGPASTRIVVTYGFWLFLLSDIVMFAAFFASYAVLHGHTAGGPSGRELFHRDKVLVETACLLLSSFSCALLSLSVDRQHKLASFACGLATLALGAAFVALEASELWTMLADGAGPSRSAFLSAFFALVGLHGLHVSAGVFWLLVMLAQIATLGFSPEVVRRMLCFSLFWHTLDIVWIGVFTIVYLGAFR; this is translated from the coding sequence ATGAACTCTGCAGTTGCGAGTTCAAACCTGGACCGGGGCGGCAACGACCGCGTGCCGGCGTCCGAGCGCGGGCCCGCGTCGACGCGCATCGTCGTCACTTATGGCTTCTGGCTCTTTCTGCTGAGCGACATCGTGATGTTCGCGGCCTTCTTCGCGAGCTATGCGGTGCTGCATGGCCACACGGCGGGCGGCCCGTCCGGGCGCGAGCTGTTCCATCGCGACAAGGTGCTGGTGGAAACGGCGTGCCTGCTGCTGTCGAGCTTCTCTTGCGCGCTGCTTTCCCTGTCCGTCGACCGCCAACACAAGCTCGCCAGCTTCGCTTGTGGCCTGGCGACCCTGGCGCTGGGCGCAGCATTCGTCGCGTTGGAGGCTTCGGAGCTCTGGACCATGCTGGCGGACGGCGCGGGTCCGTCCCGCAGCGCGTTCCTGTCGGCTTTCTTTGCACTCGTCGGGCTTCACGGGCTGCATGTCAGCGCCGGGGTTTTCTGGCTGCTGGTCATGCTCGCGCAGATCGCCACATTGGGATTCTCGCCGGAGGTGGTGCGGCGCATGCTGTGCTTCAGTCTGTTCTGGCACACACTGGACATCGTCTGGATCGGCGTGTTCACCATCGTCTACCTGGGAGCGTTCAGATGA
- a CDS encoding cytochrome o ubiquinol oxidase subunit IV produces MDDAPGDAGDLRSSLWKYGAGLGLSVVLTLASFWVSGTDAVWSQGIPVLLAALAIGQMGVHLVFFLHVSSGPEGTNNILALAFGVFVVGLVVFGSTIIMANLDANM; encoded by the coding sequence GTGGACGACGCACCCGGCGATGCCGGTGATCTGCGCAGCAGCCTCTGGAAATATGGGGCCGGCCTCGGGCTCTCAGTGGTGCTGACGCTCGCGTCGTTCTGGGTGTCCGGCACCGATGCCGTTTGGTCGCAAGGCATTCCGGTTCTGCTGGCGGCGCTGGCGATCGGGCAAATGGGTGTTCATCTGGTTTTCTTCCTGCATGTTTCCAGCGGTCCCGAGGGCACCAACAACATTCTGGCGCTGGCGTTCGGCGTGTTCGTCGTTGGACTGGTGGTCTTCGGGTCGACCATCATCATGGCGAACCTCGACGCGAACATGTGA
- a CDS encoding TAXI family TRAP transporter solute-binding subunit — protein sequence MSDHPIRITRRNLTLAAVGGLGLSAVSQALAQQKFINVLTGGQSGVYYPMGVALSQIYGKAIPGAKVTVQSTKASAENLNLLQAGRGEIAFTLADALSDAWKGNKDAGFSAPLKKLRAVAGIYSNYIQIVASGESGIKTMADLKGKRISVGAPKSGTELNARAILKAAGLTYADFAKVEYLAFGESVELMKNRQLDVTLQSAGLGVASIRDLATSVKIVVVPIPAEMVAKVGDAAYQPATIPANTYDGQTADMPTAAIKNFLVSHEGVPADEVYAMTKSMFDNLDALVAAHNAAKGIKREAATTGTVVTFHPGAEKYYREVGLMK from the coding sequence ATGTCCGACCATCCGATTCGCATTACCCGGCGAAACCTGACCCTTGCAGCCGTCGGAGGCCTTGGCCTCAGCGCGGTGTCGCAGGCGCTGGCCCAGCAAAAGTTCATCAATGTCCTGACCGGCGGCCAGAGCGGCGTCTACTACCCGATGGGGGTGGCGCTGTCGCAGATCTACGGCAAGGCGATTCCCGGCGCAAAGGTCACGGTGCAGTCGACCAAGGCGTCGGCAGAAAACCTCAACCTGCTGCAGGCCGGCCGTGGCGAGATCGCCTTCACGCTGGCGGACGCGCTCTCCGATGCCTGGAAGGGCAACAAGGACGCCGGTTTTTCGGCGCCACTGAAAAAGCTCCGTGCCGTGGCAGGCATCTACTCGAACTACATCCAGATCGTTGCGAGCGGCGAATCGGGCATCAAGACGATGGCCGATCTCAAGGGCAAGCGGATCTCGGTGGGCGCGCCCAAGTCCGGCACCGAACTCAATGCGCGCGCGATCCTCAAGGCCGCCGGTCTGACCTATGCCGATTTCGCCAAGGTGGAGTACCTCGCGTTCGGCGAGTCGGTCGAATTGATGAAGAACCGCCAGCTCGACGTGACACTCCAGTCCGCGGGTCTGGGCGTCGCATCGATCCGCGATCTGGCAACCAGCGTGAAGATCGTCGTGGTGCCGATTCCGGCCGAGATGGTCGCCAAGGTCGGCGATGCGGCCTACCAGCCCGCCACGATTCCGGCCAACACCTACGACGGACAGACTGCCGACATGCCAACGGCCGCCATCAAGAATTTCCTGGTCAGCCACGAAGGCGTTCCGGCCGATGAGGTTTATGCGATGACCAAGAGCATGTTCGACAACCTCGACGCACTGGTCGCTGCGCACAATGCGGCCAAGGGCATCAAGCGCGAAGCCGCGACGACCGGCACCGTGGTGACGTTCCATCCCGGTGCCGAAAAGTACTACCGTGAAGTCGGGTTGATGAAATGA
- a CDS encoding type IV toxin-antitoxin system AbiEi family antitoxin domain-containing protein: MGSDSTLEQAVLALAKRRPLLRARDLAEQGLSTVVLSRLVAAGKLERIACGVYSLPGRALSEHRSLAGAALRVPRGVVCLLSALRVHGIGTQAPFEVWMAILHHSATPRLDQPALCMVRMSGAALTEGIEPVEIDGVKVPVFNAAETVVDCFKYHNKIGLDVALEALRDGWTQRQLTMDALWHYATVDRVANVMRPYLESATA; this comes from the coding sequence ATGGGCTCGGACTCCACGCTCGAACAAGCCGTCCTCGCGCTCGCCAAGCGTCGGCCACTGCTGCGCGCGCGCGATCTGGCTGAGCAAGGCCTGTCGACCGTGGTGCTCAGCCGGCTGGTTGCAGCCGGCAAGCTTGAGCGCATCGCGTGCGGCGTCTACAGCCTGCCGGGGCGCGCTCTCAGCGAGCACCGGTCCCTGGCCGGGGCAGCCCTGCGCGTGCCGCGTGGCGTCGTGTGTCTGCTGTCGGCGCTGCGCGTCCATGGCATCGGCACGCAGGCACCCTTCGAGGTCTGGATGGCGATCCTCCATCACTCGGCCACCCCACGACTGGACCAGCCTGCTCTGTGCATGGTGCGCATGTCGGGCGCCGCTCTGACCGAGGGCATCGAGCCGGTCGAGATCGACGGCGTGAAGGTCCCGGTGTTCAACGCGGCCGAGACGGTGGTCGACTGTTTCAAGTACCACAACAAGATCGGTCTGGACGTGGCGCTGGAAGCGCTGCGAGATGGCTGGACGCAGCGCCAGCTGACCATGGATGCGCTCTGGCACTACGCCACGGTGGATCGCGTTGCCAATGTCATGCGGCCTTATCTGGAAAGCGCCACCGCATGA
- a CDS encoding mechanosensitive ion channel family protein yields MQYLENIDWARWSAPALSGLRIVLIVVVAWVSITMLQRAVRMVRLRVEGRLEGTDGARRAETLGRVVRYLVAMVISAVATMLVLAEVGVSLAPILGAAGVVGLAIGFGAQSLVKDYFTGFFLLFEDQIRTGDVVKIAGIGGSVEDITLRHVRLRDYDGNVHFIPNGLVTTVTNMSRSFAHAVVDIGVSYRENVDEVMAVMAEVGAQLRADPAHAVRILADLDIAGVERLDDSAVILRCRFKVAPLQQWTVRREFLRRLKAAFDEKGIEIPFPHLTLYAGVGKDGTAPALPLSLPTDANGLAQYDRPQP; encoded by the coding sequence ATGCAATACCTCGAGAACATCGACTGGGCGCGCTGGAGCGCACCTGCCCTTTCCGGCCTGCGAATTGTCCTGATTGTGGTGGTCGCATGGGTTTCCATCACCATGCTTCAGCGCGCCGTGCGGATGGTGCGCCTTCGTGTCGAAGGCCGCCTCGAAGGCACCGACGGCGCCCGGCGCGCCGAGACGCTCGGGAGGGTCGTGCGCTATCTGGTCGCCATGGTGATCAGCGCCGTCGCGACGATGCTCGTGCTGGCCGAAGTGGGCGTGTCGCTGGCGCCCATCCTCGGCGCTGCAGGGGTCGTGGGGCTGGCGATCGGTTTCGGTGCGCAGAGCCTCGTGAAGGACTACTTCACCGGTTTCTTCCTGCTGTTCGAAGACCAGATCCGCACCGGTGACGTCGTGAAGATCGCGGGCATCGGTGGTTCCGTCGAAGACATCACGCTGCGGCATGTGCGCTTGCGCGACTACGACGGCAATGTGCATTTCATTCCGAACGGCCTCGTGACGACAGTCACCAACATGTCGCGTTCGTTCGCGCATGCGGTGGTCGACATCGGCGTGTCCTATCGCGAGAACGTCGACGAGGTGATGGCGGTCATGGCAGAGGTCGGCGCGCAATTGCGGGCGGATCCGGCGCATGCGGTGAGGATCCTCGCCGATCTGGACATTGCCGGCGTCGAGCGGCTCGACGACAGCGCCGTGATACTGCGCTGCCGCTTCAAGGTGGCACCGTTGCAGCAATGGACGGTCCGTCGCGAGTTCCTGCGTCGCCTGAAAGCGGCGTTCGACGAAAAGGGCATCGAGATCCCCTTCCCGCATCTGACGCTGTACGCCGGCGTCGGCAAGGACGGCACGGCCCCTGCGCTGCCGCTGAGCTTGCCGACGGATGCGAACGGGCTTGCGCAGTACGATCGCCCGCAGCCGTAG
- a CDS encoding membrane-bound PQQ-dependent dehydrogenase, glucose/quinate/shikimate family, with amino-acid sequence MKNPTSSSPVPLVAGGLLALVGLALGAAGVWLIVLGGSWYYLLAAVALLLAGAMLIRRSSTALGVLALLLFATLAWSVWEVGFDWWPLAARLGVLFLVALFVVCPWVTRSLGGGQRDGVENADRRVRASWRRGGGLALSLSLVVCTVTLLFSLTRNVHEVEGMLPVAQRPVSAMGTSSNGVPEGEWHAYGRTGFGQRYSPLTQITPANVGQLQVAWQFRTGDMRGQPGDPVETTYEVTPLKVGDRLYLCNPHQSVIALDATSGAEVWRYDPKIEGALALQHLTCRGLSYQPPDATSNGTEPDSCANGKLFMPTADARLIALNPDTGAACSAFGNGKGQIDLSAHMPNPRAGSYYSTSPVVVTKKLVIVGGTVLDNVSTHEQSGVIRAFDVDTGALVWNWDSGNPDETAPIAEGQSYTANSPNSWSISSVDETLGMVYVPMGNQPPDQWGGKRSPAVEKYSSSVVALDLATGKVRWVFQTVHHDLWDYDVPSQPSLVDLTIDGATVPALVQPTKQGELFVLDRRTGTPINTVDEIPAPQGAAAGDHSAPTQPRTALSFDPPKLTGRDMWGATLFDQLACRIAFHRLRYEGRFTPPSTQGSLIYPGNFGVFNWGSVAVDPQRQIAFTTPTYLAFVSKLVPRPDDTQLMVQSDGPPKGALPALNENFGAPFAAKLGPFVSPLGFPCTAPPWGYVAGADLTTGKIIWKHRNGTVRDLAPVPLPFRMGVPNLGGPIATAGGVAFLSGTLDDHVRGYDVTSGKQLWESRLPAGGQATPMTYTGTDGRQYLLVVAGGHGSTHTKAGDYVIAYALPQ; translated from the coding sequence ATGAAAAACCCTACGTCCTCGTCCCCTGTTCCCCTTGTGGCGGGTGGATTGCTGGCCCTTGTCGGCCTGGCGCTCGGCGCTGCCGGCGTCTGGCTGATCGTGCTGGGCGGAAGCTGGTACTACCTGCTCGCGGCCGTCGCCCTGCTTTTGGCGGGCGCGATGCTGATCCGGCGCTCGTCGACCGCGCTGGGTGTTCTCGCGCTGCTGCTTTTTGCCACGCTCGCATGGTCGGTGTGGGAAGTCGGCTTCGATTGGTGGCCTCTCGCCGCGCGACTCGGCGTGCTGTTCCTGGTGGCGCTGTTCGTCGTCTGTCCGTGGGTGACCCGCTCGCTGGGCGGTGGCCAGCGCGACGGTGTGGAGAACGCCGATCGCCGAGTGCGCGCATCCTGGCGCCGGGGCGGCGGCCTGGCACTCAGCCTGAGCCTCGTCGTGTGCACGGTGACACTGCTTTTCTCGCTGACCCGGAACGTTCACGAGGTTGAGGGCATGTTGCCGGTCGCCCAGCGCCCGGTCTCCGCGATGGGGACGAGCAGCAACGGTGTGCCGGAGGGAGAGTGGCACGCCTATGGCCGTACCGGCTTCGGCCAGCGCTATTCGCCGCTCACACAGATCACGCCGGCCAATGTGGGCCAGCTTCAAGTGGCCTGGCAGTTCCGGACCGGCGACATGCGCGGGCAGCCGGGCGACCCGGTCGAAACCACTTACGAAGTCACGCCGCTCAAGGTGGGTGACCGCCTGTATCTCTGCAATCCGCACCAGTCCGTGATCGCGCTCGATGCGACCTCGGGCGCCGAAGTGTGGCGCTACGACCCGAAGATCGAGGGCGCTCTGGCGCTGCAACATCTGACGTGTCGAGGGCTCTCCTACCAACCGCCGGATGCAACGTCGAACGGCACCGAACCAGACAGCTGCGCCAACGGCAAACTGTTCATGCCGACAGCGGATGCACGACTGATCGCACTGAATCCCGATACCGGCGCAGCCTGCAGCGCGTTCGGAAACGGCAAGGGCCAGATCGACCTGTCGGCGCACATGCCCAACCCGCGCGCCGGTTCCTATTACTCGACTTCGCCGGTCGTGGTCACGAAGAAGCTCGTGATCGTCGGCGGTACGGTGCTGGACAACGTCTCCACGCACGAGCAATCCGGCGTGATCCGGGCCTTCGACGTCGACACCGGGGCGCTGGTCTGGAACTGGGATTCGGGCAACCCGGATGAAACCGCGCCCATTGCCGAAGGCCAGAGCTACACGGCGAATTCGCCGAACAGCTGGTCGATCTCCAGCGTGGACGAAACGCTCGGCATGGTCTATGTGCCGATGGGCAACCAGCCGCCCGATCAGTGGGGCGGCAAGCGCAGCCCTGCGGTGGAGAAGTATTCGTCTTCGGTGGTGGCGCTCGACCTCGCCACCGGCAAGGTGCGATGGGTGTTCCAGACGGTGCATCACGACCTCTGGGATTACGACGTGCCGTCGCAGCCCAGCCTGGTCGACCTCACCATCGACGGCGCCACGGTGCCCGCACTGGTTCAGCCCACCAAGCAGGGGGAACTGTTCGTGCTGGACCGCCGGACGGGCACGCCGATCAATACGGTGGACGAGATTCCCGCGCCGCAGGGCGCTGCGGCGGGCGATCATTCAGCGCCGACGCAACCCCGGACAGCCTTGTCGTTCGACCCACCGAAGCTCACCGGCCGTGACATGTGGGGCGCCACCCTGTTCGACCAGCTCGCCTGCCGCATCGCGTTCCATCGGCTGCGCTACGAAGGCCGATTCACGCCCCCATCGACCCAGGGCTCGCTGATCTATCCAGGCAATTTCGGCGTTTTCAACTGGGGCAGCGTGGCGGTGGACCCGCAGCGGCAGATTGCCTTCACTACACCCACCTACCTCGCGTTCGTGTCGAAACTTGTTCCCAGGCCCGACGACACACAACTGATGGTGCAGTCGGACGGCCCGCCCAAGGGCGCCTTGCCTGCGCTCAACGAGAACTTCGGCGCGCCTTTCGCGGCCAAGCTGGGCCCCTTTGTGTCGCCGCTCGGATTCCCGTGCACGGCGCCGCCGTGGGGCTATGTCGCGGGCGCCGACCTGACGACTGGAAAAATCATCTGGAAACATCGCAATGGAACCGTGCGCGACCTTGCACCGGTGCCCCTGCCTTTCCGCATGGGCGTGCCGAACCTGGGCGGCCCCATCGCGACTGCCGGCGGCGTGGCTTTCCTGTCGGGCACGCTCGATGACCACGTGCGCGGCTACGACGTCACCAGCGGAAAGCAGCTGTGGGAGAGCCGGCTTCCGGCGGGAGGGCAGGCGACGCCGATGACCTACACCGGCACCGACGGTCGTCAATACCTCCTCGTGGTGGCCGGAGGACACGGCTCCACGCACACCAAGGCGGGTGACTACGTGATCGCGTATGCGCTCCCCCAATGA
- a CDS encoding SH3 domain-containing protein, with the protein MILFRKYFFVLLSLALCWLAAPAAFAAEMVSAAVGTLHMRAGPGTGYQARWTVDKGYPFKVIGRKGKWVKVSDFERDTGWVYGPMTNKKPHRVVRPATVNLRSQPNLRSAVVARAVRGDVLRTLRHRGSWIQVRRDRGPAGWMRKSQAWGW; encoded by the coding sequence ATGATTCTTTTCAGAAAATATTTCTTCGTCCTGCTGTCGCTTGCACTCTGCTGGCTTGCTGCTCCCGCCGCGTTCGCAGCCGAAATGGTGAGCGCAGCCGTCGGTACGCTGCACATGCGTGCCGGACCCGGCACCGGCTACCAGGCACGCTGGACCGTCGACAAGGGGTATCCATTCAAGGTGATCGGTCGCAAGGGCAAGTGGGTCAAGGTCAGCGACTTCGAACGCGACACCGGCTGGGTCTACGGTCCGATGACGAACAAAAAGCCGCACCGTGTGGTGAGGCCTGCGACTGTCAATCTGCGCTCCCAACCGAACCTCCGAAGTGCGGTGGTGGCCCGTGCCGTTCGCGGAGACGTTTTGCGCACGCTACGCCATCGCGGAAGCTGGATTCAGGTGCGGCGCGACCGCGGGCCCGCCGGCTGGATGCGGAAGAGTCAGGCGTGGGGTTGGTGA
- a CDS encoding MarR family winged helix-turn-helix transcriptional regulator: MPTFHDTTEKQRFEALSDFRFRLRSFLRFSEDAARDEGITVLQYQLMLHTQGFPGRPWATIGEIAERLQAQPHGVVALASRCEEAGLVRRKTSASDRRQVEVHLLAAGRKKLARLAIQHADQLSELAEAVRLATEIQEEGSSLRPALSSSVTCSRRGSP, from the coding sequence ATGCCCACCTTCCACGACACGACCGAGAAGCAGCGCTTCGAAGCACTTTCCGATTTCCGTTTCAGACTCAGGAGCTTTCTCCGCTTCAGCGAGGACGCTGCGCGGGACGAAGGCATCACGGTCCTCCAATACCAGTTGATGCTGCATACCCAGGGGTTCCCAGGTCGGCCATGGGCGACGATCGGCGAGATTGCCGAAAGGCTGCAGGCGCAGCCGCATGGCGTCGTCGCGCTTGCGTCGCGCTGTGAAGAGGCGGGATTGGTCAGGCGCAAGACGAGCGCCTCCGACCGGCGTCAGGTCGAAGTCCATCTCCTGGCTGCGGGTCGAAAGAAGCTGGCGCGCCTGGCCATCCAGCATGCAGACCAACTCTCCGAACTGGCGGAAGCCGTGCGCCTCGCCACTGAGATTCAAGAAGAGGGATCAAGCCTGCGCCCTGCTCTCAGCAGCAGCGTCACATGTTCGCGTCGAGGTTCGCCATGA
- the cyoA gene encoding ubiquinol oxidase subunit II, giving the protein MTTPFAFQSGALDPQGPVAAAERLILLNATVIMLAVIVPVILLTLAVAWWFRAGNRRARRRPDWSYSGPLEVTVWSIPLLVILFLGGIAWLSAHDLDPRKPLDTPGKPLDVEVVSLDWKWLFIYPESGVASVNHLVVPAGRALRLKLTSTTVMNSFLVPQLAGQIYTMAGMTTQLHLQADRPGLYPGLSAQFSGDGFSDMRFEVEAVPETAFSQWVEQARNTGEALDQDALNGLKQPGTARRATYRVALPQLFETLVHGTDPSHHP; this is encoded by the coding sequence ATGACGACACCGTTCGCGTTCCAGTCCGGCGCACTCGATCCGCAAGGCCCGGTTGCGGCTGCGGAGCGCCTGATCCTGTTGAACGCCACCGTGATCATGCTGGCCGTGATCGTGCCGGTGATCCTGTTGACGCTCGCGGTGGCCTGGTGGTTCCGCGCCGGCAATCGGCGTGCGCGGCGACGCCCCGACTGGTCCTACTCCGGTCCGCTCGAAGTGACGGTGTGGTCCATCCCGCTGCTGGTGATCCTGTTCCTGGGCGGGATCGCCTGGCTCAGCGCCCATGACCTCGACCCGCGCAAGCCGCTCGACACGCCCGGCAAGCCGCTCGACGTCGAAGTGGTGTCGCTCGACTGGAAGTGGCTGTTCATCTACCCGGAGTCGGGCGTGGCGAGCGTGAACCATCTGGTCGTGCCGGCCGGCCGCGCTCTGCGACTGAAGCTCACGTCGACCACCGTCATGAACAGTTTTCTGGTGCCGCAGCTCGCTGGCCAGATCTACACGATGGCGGGCATGACGACACAACTGCATTTGCAGGCCGACCGCCCCGGCCTCTACCCCGGCCTTTCCGCGCAGTTCAGCGGCGACGGGTTCTCGGACATGCGCTTCGAGGTCGAGGCTGTGCCGGAGACGGCTTTTTCTCAATGGGTCGAACAGGCTCGAAACACGGGGGAAGCGCTGGACCAGGATGCATTGAACGGGTTGAAACAGCCGGGTACGGCCCGTCGCGCAACGTACCGGGTGGCGCTGCCGCAGTTGTTCGAAACACTCGTGCACGGCACCGATCCGTCGCACCATCCATGA